From a single Penaeus vannamei isolate JL-2024 chromosome 25, ASM4276789v1, whole genome shotgun sequence genomic region:
- the LOC113821250 gene encoding uncharacterized protein — protein MSYQMTTDAKQNTWPEEFFPDIWPPSGSQNERPRSNNVNVLQSHLELSVARGYVVMRVAARGRAGGPPPPMLVAAFVLLASSAQFSEMSSSVSGDLAPQQESVRLAQEKADALYTQRNSSFVFSNTSSEFRVGGEWRKALGSVLTQRQGRDICSQKKFSSLSQFLQHSKMCFNVSVSGVSRPGSKLQLCFNKYRQIHNNQLPPTPVMYYLGKGKYLKIFYQRDFIDVCLPLFRQYGICKEKRYSTFCVEDLTLFLHTRWCQRPSEEDKYFEVLWAVSLMRNDYECFDHICDGSYRVIVRKVNGIVVQLLRLDQGHTGKSCSYLYKNQELKAAMKNDNMTAVWTGNMFFPCCYSLYHITWLGLPEEKGLNRFWDYLPLSCRVGEIVMATSVAFIGVFGAIGNLLVVTVILRSDRRSEESSILRTSLAFADLFTSVFVVIPAFYDHLLPIMGRLDFDKYSVTVSKEAPEADIRYEHLKAVSHGYHLFEGLVLGVCSFVSLLTLFLLSVERYILAGRVLRYQHYFTVPRVKIAIFLTWSVAVIDTLFYMYDGDGSFSVTWSSLLKLPISTSFKKIGGVLRWTYSIHIFVLSVLCVLTVITSLVSIGTFVQEQAKVVAGWKKRNMRVSGPYQKENRQILTTMCILTFLFMLSTLPVGAFIVVNLTDTFFVQEDLSRYLGWWTFLSGCSWNPWVYNMRSRQFRQEVGEVLRAMLPLWLRRRVQRPEADERQMERRRAQMRMLRRLDLID, from the exons ATGAGTTATCAGATGACAACGGATGCTAAACAGAACACGTGGCCAGAGGAGTTTTTCCCTGATATATGGCCTCCCTCTGGAAGCCA AAACGAGAGACCACGTTCCAACAATGTGAACGTCCTTCAGAGCCATCTAGAGTTAAGTGTGGCACGAG GATACGTGGTGATGCGAGTGGCCGCGAGAGGGCGGGCAGGAGGGCCTCCCCCGCCGATGTTGGTGGCAGCGTTTGTGCTGCTGGCGTCCTCGGCTCAGTTCAGTGAGATGTCCTCCAGTGTGAGTGGGGATTTAGCTCCGCAGCAGGAATCGGTCCGTCTGGCTCAGGAGAAGGCGGACGCCCTCTACACGCAACGAAACAGTTCATTTGTTTTCTCTAATACGTCGAGCGAATTCCGAGtcgggggggaatggaggaaggccTTGGGTTCGGTTCTAACGCAGCGCCAAGGTCGAGATATATGTTCGCAGAAAAAGTTTTCTTCATTAAGCCAATTTCTGCAACATTCCAAAATGTGCTTTAACGTGTCTGTGAGTGGTGTCTCAAGACCAGGCAGTAAACTCCAGTTATGTTTCAATAAGTATCGACAAATCCATAATAATCAGCTTCCTCCTACGCCAGTTATGTATTACTTGGGCAAAGGGAAGTATCTGAAAATCTTCTACCAGCGGGACTTCATTGACGTCTGCCTTCCATTGTTCAGGCAATACGGTATCTGTAAGGAGAAGAGATACTCAACGTTTTGTGTGGAGGATTTGACTCTCTTCTTGCACACTCGCTGGTGCCAGCGGCCCTCAGAAGAGGACAAGTACTTCGAGGTCCTCTGGGCCGTGTCCCTGATGAGAAACGACTACGAATGCTTTGACCACATATGCGATGGCTCATACAGGGTCATTGTGCGTAAAGTGAACGGTATCGTCGTCCAGCTGCTTCGACTTGACCAAGGACATACTGGCAAATCATGCAGTTACCTTTACAAGAATCAGGAACTTAAAGCTGCAATGAAAAATGATAACATGACTGCTGTCTGGACAGGGAACATGTTCTTCCCCTGCTGTTATTCTCTTTACCATATCACGTGGCTGGGACTCCCTGAAGAGAAAGGACTCAACAGGTTCTGGGATTACCTCCCCCTGTCGTGCCGCGTCGGAGAGATTGTCATGGCGACGTCGGTGGCGTTCATAGGCGTGTTCGGAGCGATCGGGAACCtgctggtggtgacggtgattcTGAGAAGCGACCGCAGAAGCGAGGAGTCCAGCATCCTCCGCACCTCGCTCGCGTTTGCGGACTTGTTTACCAGCGTCTTCGTTGTCATCCCGGCCTTCTATGACCATCTGCTACCAATCATGGGACGCCTAGATTTCGATAAATACAGTGTCACCGTATCTAAGGAAGCGCCTGAAGCGGATATACGTTATGAACACCTTAAAGCAGTATCACACGGGTATCACCTGTTTGAAGGCTTAGTACTTGGGGTGTGCTCTTTCGTGTCTCTTCTCACACTCTTTTTGCTGAGTGTCGAGAGATATATTTTAGCAGGGCGCGTGCTTCGCTATCAGCATTACTTCACAGTCCCTCGGGTCAAGATCGCCATCTTCTTGACTTGGTCAGTGGCCGTTATAGATACCCTCTTTTATATGTACGACGGAGATGGCTCGTTCTCGGTGACGTGGTCGAGCTTACTTAAGCTGCCCATTTCTACTTCTTTTAAGAAAATTGGAGGAGTGTTACGATGGACTTACTCCATCCACATATTTGTGCTGTCGGTACTGTGCGTCTTGACTGTGATAACTTCCTTGGTGTCAATTGGCACCTTTGTGCAGGAACAAGCGAAGGTCGTCGCAGGTTGGAAGAAACGGAACATGAGGGTTTCAGGCCCGTATCAGAAGGAAAATCGCCAGATCCTCACTACAATGTGcattctcactttcctcttcatGCTGTCGACCCTTCCCGTCGGCGCGTTCATCGTCGTGAACCTGACGGACACCTTCTTCGTCCAGGAGGACCTTTCCCGATACCTGGGCTGGTGGACGTTCCTCTCCGGGTGCTCATGGAACCCCTGGGTCTACAACATGCGAAGTCGCCAGTTCCGGCAGGAGGTCGGCGAAGTTCTGCGGGCGATGCTTCCCCTGTGGCTGAGGAGGAGGGTGCAGCGCCCCGAGGCGGATGAGAggcagatggagaggaggagggctcAGATGAGGATGCTGAGGAGGCTCGACCTTATTGATTAG
- the LOC138866459 gene encoding rhodopsin, GQ-coupled-like codes for MTGWMAFSLFFIMTVVLIPTCLGEELTQKNGTEDGASAARQRHGSGVSVSNKNLRVVNTRMEPLIRNLQASYLSTEVNGSYDKQSVRDMCSRVKLPAESSFNLFMFKQRLCTDPTLYASFRIPRAMPLCFKRYREVYDEIATPTPILFRASETILLKIFYQKRLVDVCLPLFRQSTFCTDMLHGTLCLPDQVLFLNHQDCERPSDWDKFFEIFQVKAILRNDHHCLNLVCKGLFRVTVQNVNGMEVQILKVNWDFVSKNCSYLYKHHEFSTSFPSDDKVLIAMINLFFPCCYPLHTVVWNGIPEERGVNRYWDYLPFWCRVSEVSLAAVVVCTGVTGTLGNLLVIIVLLRSNHRGEESSILRTSLAFADLSTSIFVVIPSFYYHVMPIRGYIDIGEKYVTFQLGIHNASGTDRYNTNIGVIQGYRLFQGLTFGVCSIVSLLTLFLLSVERFIATGRALRYQHYFTIPRVKFSVVLTWSIAILDTLFFVFDGNGGFELTWSTMAKIPISVSNRKVGAVMRWAHSVHVLMLVFLCLSTVTLSLLSIRNFVREQTRVVSEWRALGMRVSGPFASENRHILTTMCIMTLLFATSTGPRGLRLAFYHTGYLFLKDDLFEYLSWWFFLASCSWNPWIYNMRSRQFRKDVEDFFLAVLPSCLKEKLQRADAAAQARERRMLRRLNLIDESSL; via the coding sequence ATGACAGGCTGGAtggcattttctctcttcttcatcatgaCAGTGGTCTTGATTCCCACTTGTCTGGGTGAAGAACTAACACAGAAGAACGGGACTGAGGATGGTGCATCTGCTGCGAGACAACGGCATGGCTCTGGAGTATCGGTGTCAAACAAGAATCTGAGGGTCGTCAACACCCGCATGGAGCCATTAATTCGTAACTTACAAGCCAGTTACCTGTCCACTGAAGTCAATGGGTCGTATGATAAGCAGTCAGTCAGGGATATGTGCTCAAGGGTAAAACTGCCTGCAGAATCCTCTTTCAATCTATTTATGTTTAAACAGAGATTGTGTACGGATCCTACACTGTATGCAAGTTTCAGGATACCAAGGGCGATGCCGTTATGTTTTAAGAGATACAGGGAAGTTTATGATGAAATAGCCACTCCTACCCCGATCTTATTCCGCGCGAGTGAAACAATATTGTTGAAGATTTTTTACCAAAAACGTCTTGTAGATGTCTGCCTTCCACTATTTAGACAGTCTACATTTTGCACAGATATGCTGCACGGAACCTTGTGCCTCCCAGACCAGGTTTTATTTTTAAATCACCAAGACTGTGAGCGACCTTCCGATTGGGACAAATTTTTTGAAATATTTCAAGTCAAGGCCATATTGCGAAACGATCACCATTGCTTGAATCTCGTGTGTAAAGGGTTGTTTAGAGTCACCGTGCAAAATGTAAATGGTATGGAAGTCCAGATCTTAAAGGTAAACTGGGACTTTGTAAGTAAGAACTGCAGTTACCTTTATAAGCATCATGAattttccacttcctttccttctgatGATAAGGTGTTGATTGCGATGATTAACCTGTTCTTTCCCTGTTGTTATCCACTGCATACTGTCGTGTGGAATGGCATCCCTGAAGAAAGAGGAGTCAACAGGTACTGGGATTACCTGCCATTCTGGTGTCGTGTGAGCGAGGTGAGTCTCGCAGCCGTAGTCGTATGCACTGGAGTCACTGGGACGCTCGGGAACCTCCTGGTGATCATCGTGTTGTTGAGGAGCAACCACAGGGGTGAGGAGTCTAGCATCCTCCGCACCTCACTGGCCTTTGCCGATCTATCTACAAGTATATTTGTTGTAATCCCTTCTTTCTACTATCATGTAATGCCAATCAGAGGCTATATAGATATTGGTGAAAAGTACGTAACCTTTCAATTGGGCATCCATAATGCATCTGGCACAGATAGATACAATACCAACATAGGAGTCATTCAGGGTTATCGCCTTTTCCAAGGCTTGACTTTTGGTGTGTGCTCGATTGTGTCtcttctcacactctttctcttgaGTGTCGAGAGATTTATTGCGACGGGAAGAGCTCTCCGTTACCAGCATTACTTTACAATTCCCCGCGTCAAGTTCTCTGTTGTTTTGACATGGAGTATTGCCATTTTGGAcaccctcttctttgtctttgacGGCAACGGGGGCTTCGAACTGACCTGGTCCACCATGGCGAAAATCCCGATCTCGGTCTCAAACCGAAAGGTGGGAGCTGTCATGCGCTGGGCTCATAGCGTCCACGTCCTCATGCTGGTCTTCCTGTGCCTCTCCAccgtcactctgtctctcctctcgatAAGAAACTTCGTCCGAGAGCAGACCAGGGTGGTGTCCGAGTGGAGGGCGCTGGGCATGAGAGTCTCCGGCCCCTTCGCCTCTGAGAACCGCCACATCCTGACGACCATGTGCATCATGACCCTGCTCTTCGCGACGTCGACGGGACCGCGCGGCCTCAGACTGGCCTTCTACCACACGGGCTACTTGTTCCTCAAAGATGACTTGTTCGAATACCTCAGCTGGTGGTTCTTCCTCGCCAGCTGCTCCTGGAACCCCTGGATTTACAACATGCGAAGCCGGCAGTTTAGGAAGGATGTTGAGGATTTCTTCTTGGCTGTTTTGCCGTCGTGTCTAAAGGAGAAATTACAACGGGCGGACGCAGCAGCtcaggcaagggagaggaggatgctaAGGAGGCTGAATTTAATTGATGAAAGCAgtctatag